A window of Mytilus edulis chromosome 10, xbMytEdul2.2, whole genome shotgun sequence contains these coding sequences:
- the LOC139493017 gene encoding uncharacterized protein: MERVILERIVAYIEGHRLIDLTQEGFRKNHSTTNALLRLVQTIADGFNEDESTLAWLVDLEKAYDSIWREGLMIKLHKLGIKGKTWLWINSFLTNRTARCMLNNFFGEQFDTKIGLPQGSVLSPTLFNIFIADIMDNTKGENCKFADDGTLWHKGKDIKEMKERTSEDVKTILKWTEKWRINVNLEKCEVCLFSKGNTDAEQKTLKVNSFSYRYSPTPKLLGVTLDEKLKFDTHINLMQKRANNAIYVIRDIKGMGGISRSKLLQIYNSMVRSIMEYACPVWQITSAENMKKLEAVQRKGLSICLGLPGTSGREAMEVEANIQPIDLRIEEISVRELAKIQSKNIAEPIKQQLEQYLTNNATYEQQDSPFGKAINQSIDMFKATKVDIKLIEPEFTYKAGVDVMLRRSPSYWSRLGSSKNRTAEQTVESKQVVKDLLGDSTDSTVVAFTDGSCQGNPGPCGAGAVVYSGNSQGISLKRPVANRGSILLAELVAILVVLEHCITTIKDQFSELKILSDSQTAVGILTLNWKSSNYIDTITDIKECMGTLLRHGILTTLSWIPGHANIAGNEIADQLAKDAAKEASSLNDQYNVITMSDVRCAVKMSTKLKWQSRWTISETGRQLFNLIPIVGKDAQLDKPNNQIGRILSEIKTGYSRLNKYRNQIGQSLTPYCECGEEETSEHFLLYCPRYQQEREDMRRQMELLNIDPTNIQSILAPPKRETYEATSQIVGEYITKSGRFQELAIPDSRSCA; encoded by the coding sequence ATGGAGAGAGTAATCCTAGAACGCATTGTGGCATATATTGAGGGTCACAGATTGATTGATTTAACTCAAGAAGGGTTCAGAAAGAATCACTCAACCACCAATGCTCTACTTCGGTTAGTCCAAACAATAGCTGATGGTTTCAATGAGGATGAATCAACTCTTGCATGGCTAGTGGACCTTGAAAAGGCATATGACTCAATATGGCGTGAGGGGTTAATGATCAAGCTGCATAAACTTGGGATAAAGGGAAAAACCTGGTTATGGATAAACAGCTTTCTCACAAATCGAACAGCCAGATGTATGCTGAATAACTTCTTTGGAGAACAATTTGATACCAAAATCGGCTTGCCACAAGGGTCAGTACTATCACCCACCTTGTTTAACATATTCATAGCTGATATAATGGATAACACAAAAGGAGAAAATTGCAAGTTTGCAGATGATGGCACTTTATGGCATAAGGGGAAAGATATAAAGGAAATGAAAGAAAGAACTTCAGAGGATgtcaaaactattttaaaatggACAGAAAAATGGAGAATTAATGTAAACCTGGAAAAGTGTGAAGTATGCCTATTCTCAAAAGGCAACACAGATGCAGAGCAGAAAACATTAAAAGTCAACTCCTTCTCCTATAGATATAGTCCAACACCGAAGCTACTTGGAGTAACTCTAGACGAGAAGCTTAAATTTGACACCCACATCAATCTGATGCAGAAGAGGGCAAATAATGCAATATATGTAATTAGAGATATTAAGGGCATGGGAGGAATATCAAGATCAAAACTACTCCAAATATACAACAGCATGGTTAGATCTATCATGGAGTATGCATGCCCAGTCTGGCAAATAACATCTGCAGAGAATATGAAGAAGTTAGAAGCTGTACAAAGAAAAGGCTTGTCAATATGCCTAGGACTACCAGGAACATCAGGTAGAGAGGCAATGGAAGTTGAAGCCAACATACAACCCATAGACCTCAGAATAGAGGAAATATCAGTACGTGAACTGGCAAAAATACAATCAAAGAACATAGCAGAACCAATTAAACAACAACTAGAACAGTATTTAACAAACAACGCAACCTATGAACAACAGGATTCTCCATTTGGTAAAGCTATAAACCAATCCATAGACATGTTCAAAGCCACGAAAGTTGACATCAAACTTATAGAACCAGAATTCACATACAAAGCTGGTGTAGATGTCATGCTAAGGAGATCACCAAGTTATTGGAGTCGTCTAGGTAGCTCAAAGAACAGAACAGCCGAACAAACTGTTGAAAGTAAACAGGTTGTAAAGGACCTATTAGGAGACAGCACAGACTCAACAGTAGTGGCATTCACTGATGGTTCATGTCAAGGTAACCCGGGACCATGTGGGGCAGGAGCAGTAGTATATTCTGGAAATAGCCAAGGCATTAGTCTAAAGAGGCCAGTAGCTAATAGAGGATCGATACTTCTTGCTGAACTAGTAGCCATACTAGTGGTCCTGGAGCACTGTATAACGACTATAAAGGACCAGTTTTCTGAGCTTAAAATACTGTCAGATAGCCAGACTGCTGTAGGCATCTTGACTCTGAACTGGAAATCTTCTAACTACATCGACACAATTACTGATATCAAAGAATGCATGGGAACGCTCTTAAGACACGGCATACTAACAACCCTATCTTGGATCCCAGGCCATGCTAATATAGCCGGGAACGAGATAGCGGACCAGTTGGCAAAAGACGCTGCAAAAGAGGCCTCATCACTAAATGATCAGTATAATGTCATAACCATGTCAGATGTAAGATGTGCAGTCAAGATGTCTACAAAACTCAAATGGCAAAGCAGATGGACAATTAGTGAAACTGGAAGACAGCTTTTCAACCTAATTCCGATCGTTGGTAAGGACGCACAACTAGACAAGCCTAACAACCAAATAGGAAGAATATTGTCAGAAATAAAAACGGGCTACAGCAGACTTAACAAATACAGAAACCAAATCGGTCAATCCCTCACGCCATATTGTGAATGCGGAGAAGAAGAAACATCAGAACACTTCCTGCTATACTGCCCAAGATACCAACAAGAAAGAGAGGACATGCGAAGACAAATGGAACTACTTAACATCGATCCAACAAATATACAGTCAATACTAGCACCACCAAAAAGAGAAACCTACGAAGCAACATCGCAAATTGTAGGGGAATATATTACAAAATCAGGGAGATTCCAAGAACTTGCAATCCCTGATTCCCGATCCTGCGCCTAA